Proteins from one Periplaneta americana isolate PAMFEO1 chromosome 6, P.americana_PAMFEO1_priV1, whole genome shotgun sequence genomic window:
- the LOC138701798 gene encoding cell division protein ZipA-like isoform X1, translating to MCQFQETILKKSNRFLDKRIQQYSQQSTDRGRLLERKLPRIVMESAPQRILWKKVKTLQLQPQTEPPMLMIPQPVEPEPPMPTIPQPVEPEPLVPMIPLSVEPEPPMPMIPQPVEPEPPISMIPQAVEPEPSVPTTPQRVELLQPPSLSEDKASEMASRSKSFTCSLLKRTLF from the coding sequence ATGTGTCAGTTTCAGGAGACAATATTGAAGAAGAGCAACCGTTTTTTAGACAAAAGAATTCAACAATATTCACAGCAGTCAACAGATAGAGGACGTCTGTTGGAAAGAAAACTTCCCAGGATAGTAATGGAGTCTGCTCCACAGAGGATTCTCTGGAAGAAAGTAAAGACCCTACAGCTACAACCTCAAACAGAACCACCTATGCTCATGATACCACAACCAGTTGAACCAGAACCACCAATGCCCACAATACCACAACCAGTTGAACCAGAACCACTTGTGCCCATGATACCACTGTCAGTTGAACCAGAACCACCTATGCCCATGATACCACAGCCAGTTGAACCAGAACCACCTATTTCCATGATACCACAAGCAGTTGAACCAGAACCATCTGTGCCCACAACACCACAGCGAGTTGAACTGTTACAACCTCCTTCACTGTCAGAAGACAAAGCATCTGAAATGGCGTCCAGAAGCAAGAGTTTTACGTGTTCACTGTTGAAAAGAACTTTATtttga